One genomic segment of Styela clava chromosome 3, kaStyClav1.hap1.2, whole genome shotgun sequence includes these proteins:
- the LOC144421058 gene encoding uncharacterized protein LOC144421058, with product MTRFSVIYRCFLDVLLLICCNTAYVVGFEGNCPKQPEKYGETKTISNIEYFYNVSRTSEDKIEVSLVITWDVIGNHGSESDGILFNTGSALSSEKAKIDTRNTQALTKEEEQICKDLLFYNRTNLTNDKLNILCRHNGNRYECLNCKKNNLCKSIENYAYLDKETRRLQWNNVQFGQKHDIVLRTYVNHTMSEKTRMDFYGFCMHELVERQNMNELQASKLCKHLEFDSGGDYCSGPVSSLVMKPKYDLANNSAPIEVSWNLPLDIAKNSKVTSFRIKLNGQEGIETFCVTETLRNQKQFTWKTDLEINAVYYVEIIPLCGKKEGYSISDKIVLKDIDACSPPDIPSYCDVNARCIDFESTSKVAARCQCGQLYAGNGVNTYWNGSGCRLDCGKIKNHLCSKTAVCSNSTLECTCPRLSFGDGLLKGSGCTGNEIFILPTIAFLIIVIVICFGARRWKQRNEMRKRSSIFVVAYENDEGAKLGTVKNISTVFEKWEVDRKDLFLGDVLGRGKFAVVNKGILITSKDGVMKHIDVAVKTPSDGRPDDEFLSEMHLLMSTEKHKNIVSVIACCTADSPILLITEYLMYGDLRNFLLEAREDKNWKRDDTYLLTDSDICRICKQIADGMQHLAHNRIIHGDLAARNVLVGKDLVCKISDFGLANDVYRYGEIRNAMERNVPFKWTSPERMERGKVPITWRSDVWSFGIVMYEAITLGSSPFPNITSTDDLYLRLKTGYRMGRPMSCSKEFYEIMKSCWQWIPSNRPSFKTLSDMLKRNQNIPGTYVNIQCE from the exons ATGACTCGATTTAGTGTGATTTATCGTTGTTTTTTGGACGTTTTGCTGCTCATATGCTGCAATACTGCATATGTCGTCGGCTTTGAAGGGAATTGTCCAAAACAGCCAG AAAAATATGGAGAGACTAAAACAATCTCCAACATCGAATATTTCTACAATGTTTCAAGAACAAGTGAAGACAAAATCGAAGTTTCTCTGGTAATAACGTGGGATGTTATCGGCAATCATG GTTCAGAATCCGATGGAATACTATTTAATACGGGCAGTGCTCTAAGTAGtgaaaaagcaaaaattgaCACAAGAAATACGCAAGCTTTGACAAA GGAAGAAGAACAAATTTGCAAAGACTTACTATTTTATAACAGGACTAATCTCACAAACGACAAGTTAAACATTCTCTGTAGACATAATGGAAACCGTTACGAGTGtctaaattgcaaaaaaaataatctttGTAAATCAATAGAAAATTATGCATATTTAGACAAG GAGACTCGTCGCCTGCAATGGAACAATGTGCAATTCGGCCAGAAGCACGATATCGTCCTCAGAACTTATGTAAATCACACTATGAGTGAAAAAACTCGAATGGATTTCTACGGATTTTGCATGCATGAGCTTGTTGAAAGACAAAATATGAACGAGTTGCAAGCTTCAAAACTGTGCAAACATTTGGAATTTGATTCTGGAG gcGATTACTGTTCTGGACCAGTATCAAGTCTTGTTATGAAACCGAAATACGATCTCGCAAACAATTCAGCTCCGATAGAAGTATCTTGGAATCTTCCACTCGATAttgcaaaaaattcaaaagtaacttctttcagaataaaattgaacGGTCAAGAAGGAATTGAAACG TTTTGCGTTACGGAAACTTTACGCAATCAAAAACAATTCACATGGAAAACAGATCTAGAAATTAATGCAGTGTATTATGTAGAAATCATCCCACTGTGTGGAAAAAAGGAAGGTTATTCTATATCCGATAAAATCGTGTTAAAAG ATATTGACGCATGCAGTCCGCCGGATATTCCATCATACTGTGATGTGAATGCAAGATGTATAGATTTCGAATCTACAAGTAAAGTAGCAGCGAGATGCCAATGTGGTCAACTTTACGCTGGAAACGGGGTGAATACATATTGGAATGGCTCTGGTTGTCGACTTGATTGtggaaaaatcaaaaatcattTATGTAGTAAAACTGCTGTATGCTCGAATTCAACATTAGAATGCACATGTCCAAG GTTGTCATTTGGCGATGGATTACTAAAAGGATCTGGATGTACCGGGAACGAAATTTTCATTCTTCCAACAATTGCATTTCTAATAATTGTTATCGTGATATGCTTCGGAGCCAGGCGCTGGAAACAACG cAACGAAATGAGAAAAAGGTCTTCAATATTTGTCGTAGCATACGAGAATGACGAGGGAGCGAAACTTGGTAccgtaaaaaatatttcaactgtTTTCGAAAAATGGGAAGTGGATCGTAAAGATTTATTTCTGGGAG ACGTTTTAGGAAGAGGGAAATTTGCTGTTGTAAATAAAGGAATTCTAATAACTAGCAAAGATGGCGTCATGAAACACATCGATGTTGCAGTGAAAACGCCTTCGG ACGGAAGACCAGATGATGAGTTTCTCAGTGAAATGCATCTTCTTATGTCTACGGAGAAGCATAAAAACATTGTCAGTGTAATTGCGTGTTGTACTGCGGATTCTCCTATTTTGCTGATAACTGAGTACTTAATGTACGGTGATTTGCGCAACTTCCTTTTGGAAGCAAGAGAG GATAAAAACTGGAAACGGGATGACACATATCTATTGACCGATTCGGATATTTGTAGAATTTGTAAACAAATTGCTGATGGAATGCAACATCTAGCTCATAATAGAATAATACATGGAGACCTAGCTGCAAGGAACGTACTTGTTGGAAAG GATCTTGTCTGCAAAATATCAGACTTTGGTTTGGCGAACGATGTTTATAGATACGGAGAAATAAGAAACGCGATGGAAAGAAATGTTCCTTTCAAATGGACGAGTCCGGAAAGAATGGAACGTGGAAAAGTACCTATTACTTGGCGAAGCGACGT ATGGTCTTTCGGAATCGTCATGTATGAAGCAATCACTCTCGGTTCTTCTCCATTTCCGAATATTACTTCGACAGATGATTTGTATTTGAGGCTTAAAACAGGATACAGGATGGGTCGCCCTATGAGCTGCAGTAAAGAGTT